The following are encoded together in the Silurus meridionalis isolate SWU-2019-XX chromosome 2, ASM1480568v1, whole genome shotgun sequence genome:
- the LOC124396776 gene encoding LOW QUALITY PROTEIN: interferon-inducible GTPase 5-like (The sequence of the model RefSeq protein was modified relative to this genomic sequence to represent the inferred CDS: deleted 2 bases in 1 codon; substituted 1 base at 1 genomic stop codon), translating to MDDFYFVEHAEIEDIKMSLANEDLPSAVDKIKDYFAQLDSVELNIAVTGESGSGKSTFINAFRGLGDEDEGSAATGVVETTTEPAAYPYPKFPNVKLWDLPGIGTPRFKADEYLKQVQFEQYDFFIIITSERFRECHVNLAAEIDKMKKKFYFIRSKIDSNIEAEKRKKTFNEQQTLDLIRNNCIKGLEEIGLKSPSVFLISCFELSLYDFNHLEKTIEQELPQHKRDVLILALPNISLEINERKKKSLQKNIWKLALLSASVAAVPIPSXMAASISVDVTILVTELKRYYNAYSLDPDSLQKLSERSGKSVEELKSVLKCPLNEEITKDLVIKLLPNASLFTLESAAEYWLSLIPLLGPLVAGPLSFVTIFYMLMRCLNELAEDARSVLMAALQSSVD from the exons ATGGATGACTTTTACTTCGTTGAACATGCTGAAATTGAAGACATTAAAATGTCACTAGCCAATGAAGATCTGCCATCAGCTGTTGACAAGATTAAAGATTACTTTGCACAGCTAGACAGTGTGGAACTGAATATAGCTGTAACAGGAGAGTCTGGATCTGGAAAGTCCACATTTATTAATGCCTTCAGGGGTTTAGGGGATGAAGATGAAGGGTCTGCAGCAACTGGTGTTGTTGAGACAACTACAGAACCTGCTGCTTACCCTTATCCCAAATTCCCAAATGTCAAATTGTGGGATCTCCCAGGCATTGGAACCCCCAGATTTAAAGCTGATGAATATCTGAAACAGGTTCAATTTGAACAATATGattttttcatcatcatcacatcagaGCGTTTCAGAGAATGCCATGTGAATCTGGCAGCAGAAAtagataaaatgaaaaagaagttTTATTTCATTCGCTCAAAGATCGACAGCAACATTGAagctgagaaaagaaagaagacttTTAATGAACAACAGACACTGGATTTAATTCGAAACAACTGCATTAAAG GTCTAGAAGAGATTGGTCTAAAGTCTCCTAgtgtcttcctgatctcttgctTTGAACTGAGTCTGTATGATTTCAACCACCTTGAGAAGACCATAGAGCAGGAACTTCCCCAGCACAAGAGAGATGTACTGATACTGGCACTTCCAAACATCAGTCTAGAGATCaatgagaggaaaaagaagTCACTGCAGAAAAACATCTGGAAGTTGGCTCTGCTTTCTGCCTCAGTTGCAGCTGTGCCAATACCATCTTAAATG GCTGCATCAATCAGTGTAGATGTGACCATATTGGTGACAGAGCTAAAGAGATATTATAATGCCTACAGTTTGGACCCAGACTCTTTACAGAAACTGTCTGAGAGATCAGGGAAGTCAGTTGAGGAGCTAAAATCTGTGTTGAAATGTCCTCTAAATGAAGAAATAACCAAAGATCTGGTTATTAAGTTGCTGCCAAATGCAAGTCTTTTTACTTTAGAATCAGCAGCAGAATACTGGCTTAGTTTGATTCCTCTTCTGGGACCTCTGGTAGCTGGGCCGCTGTCATTTGTAACTATTTTCTACATGCTGATGCGTTGTCTTAATGAACTCGCTGAAGATGCTCGCAGTGTGCTCATGGCTGCTTTGCAGTCATCAGTTGATTAA